In the genome of Triticum urartu cultivar G1812 chromosome 5, Tu2.1, whole genome shotgun sequence, one region contains:
- the LOC125507233 gene encoding putative cyclin-F1-1: protein MLLQPMNNLRQADVPAVHPVSWVMGARRENPGLKCADPYEPDVDADLRAKEREPREHPDADYMSKMQQGHLSPSMRAELVLWMDAFARHLGGLPEGTLCRAVAYLDRFLSVRPVPAHDEALQLVAAAAVSLAAKHEQFASGRRLDAEVVEAFLGTTVHVVEEMEWELFMDLGCAMDGPTAYTFVEHFTRFFQREDELLVRSLALRLVNLTLGFFGFVGRILPSAMAASALFLATQMLGVPLSQNLLEEVTGYKAVDLMGCICALEKLLLSKISNLQMTCYKAME from the coding sequence ATGCTGCTCCAGCCGATGAACAACCTGCGACAAGCCGACGTCCCGGCCGTTCATCCTGTCTCTTGGGTCATGGGCGCCCGGCGAGAAAACCCGGGGCTCAAGTGCGCGGATCCCTACGAGCCCGACGTCGACGCGGACCTCCGGGCCAAGGAGAGGGAGCCCAGGGAGCACCCTGACGCCGACTACATGTCCAAGATGCAGCAGGGCCACCTGAGCCCGTCCATGCGCGCCGAGCTCGTGCTCTGGATGGACGCcttcgcccgccacctcggcggCCTCCCGGAGGGCACGCTCTGCCGCGCCGTCGCCTACCTCGACCGCTTCCTGTCCGTGCGCCCCGTTCCGGCCCACGACGAGGCGCTCCAACTCGTGGCCGCCGCTGCCGTCTCCCTAGCCGCCAAGCACGAGCAGTTCGCCAGCGGTCGGAGGCTCGACGCCGAAGTCGTCGAGGCGTTCCTCGGGACCACCGTGCACGTGGTGGAGGAGATGGAGTGGGAGCTCTTCATGGATCTCGGCTGCGCCATGGACGGCCCGACCGCGTACACCTTCGTCGAGCACTTCACGAGGTTCTTCCAGCGGGAAGACGAGCTCTTGGTGAGGTCCCTCGCGCTTCGGTTGGTCAACCTGACGTTGGGGTTTTTCGGGTTCGTTGGACGGATCCTGCCGTCCGCCATGGCTGCATCGGCGCTGTTCCTCGCCACGCAGATGCTCGGCGTGCCGTTGAGCCAGAATCTGCTGGAGGAGGTGACGGGGTACAAGGCGGTGGATTTGATGGGTTGCATATGCGCCTTAGAGAAGCTGCTTCTAAGCAAAATCTCTAATCTGCAAATGACGTGCTACAAGGCCATGGAGTAG
- the LOC125510122 gene encoding seipin-2-like, with translation MDADDPAATPSAPPTSEADFFDVSDALPTPPPPPSPHTPSSSTLRRRPRRAKILTQPDDPVSPSASAASTVTAVDEPDKDKAMPDSDSNVTVSVSVTAADEPDKGKDTGKAKPDSGSDSDSSEATSAPRSPPPLEEEVDQKDAEPAAPEANVDEKDSEPAAPEANVDEKDSEPPAPEAEVDEKGAESAAPEAEVDEKDAESAVPEEEVDEKDAESEAAAPDYRPMATAPPAFLESFAVFVIKAVVFQVSALVACLTFPFRLLQWWFLFVTDPLGSAQRARDWALGVAGQATGAVGAWLGAGDGVPRVVARLLWGALWAMYVCVLLCMMLAMAFTAGGVLVGKVVEEPVQVTENLNFDYTKPSPVAFVPVGRLVPPQQRMQLEVLLTLPESDYNRRLGVFQVRAELLSADGKVVTASSQPCMLKFKSVHMHFIETFFQSVSLLSGYSSESQVIKLKMTGIKEAFKPITGVRIVLEQRAEFATGAGIPEIYDASIKLEAELPLLKRVLWHWRWTMFVWSSMAVFVFELLLAVVCCRPCIFPRS, from the exons ATGGACGCCGACGACCCCGCCGCCACGCCCTCCGCACCGCCCACCTCCGAAGCCGACTTCTTCGACGTCTCCGATGCCCTCCCcactccccctccccctccctcaccccacaccccgtcctcctccaccctccgccgccgcccgcgccgcgccaaAATCCTGACGCAGCCCGACGACCCCGTCTCCCCCTCGGCCTCCGCCGCGTCCACCGTCACCGCGGTCGATGAGCCCGACAAGGACAAGGCCATGCCCGATTCCGATTCCAACGTCACCGTCTCCGTCTCCGTCACCGCGGCCGATGAGCCCGACAAGGGCAAGGACACGGGCAAGGCCAAGCCCGATTCCGGTTCCGATTCCGATTCCTCCGAGGCCACCAGCGCGCCCCGTTCTCCCCCTCCCCTCGAGGAGGAGGTGgaccagaaggacgcggagccgGCGGCCCCCGAGGCGAATGTGGACGAGAAGGATTCGGAGCCGGCAGCCCCCGAGGCGAATGTGGACGAGAAGGATTCGGAGCCGCCGGCCCCCGAGGCGGAGGTGGACGAGAAGGGTGCGGAGTCGGCGGCCCCCGAGGCGGAGGTGGACGAGAAGGATGCGGAGTCGGCGGTCCCCGAGGAGGAAGTGGACGAGAAGGATGCGGAGTCAGAGGCCGCGGCGCCGGATTACAGGCCGATGGCGACGGCGCCGCCGGCCTTCCTCGAGTCCTTCGCCGTGTTCGTCATCAAAGCCGTGGTGTTCCAGGTCAGCGCGCTCGTCGCCTGCCTCACGTTCCCCTTCCGGCTGCTGCAATGGTGGTTCCTCTTCGTGACCGACCCGCTCGGCTCGGCGCAGCGGGCGAGGGATTGGGCTCTCGGGGTGGCGGGGCAGGCCACCGGCGCCGTGGGCGCGTGGCTCGGAGCGGGGGACGGGGTTCCGCGCGTGGTGGCGAGGCTGCTCTGGGGGGCGCTCTGGGCCATGTACGTCTGCGTGCTTCTGTGCATGATGCTCGCTATGGCGTTCACGGCAGGGGGGGTCTTGGTGGGGAAAGTGGTGGAGGAGCCCGTTCAGGTGACAGAGAACCTGAATTTCGATTACACCAAGCCGAGCCCTGTGGCATTTGTGCCGGTGGGGCGGTTGGTGCCGCCGCAACAGCGGATGCAGCTCGAGGTGTTGCTGACGCTGCCCGAGTCGGATTACAACAGGAGGCTTGGGGTTTTCCAG GTGAGGGCAGAGCTTCTATCTGCAGATGGGAAAGTGGTCACGGCTTCGAGTCAACCATGCATGCTAAAGTTCAAGAGCGTCCACATGCATTTCATAGAAACCTTTTTCCAAAGTGTTTCTCTTTTGTCCGGCTATTCATCTGAATCTCAGGTTATCAAACTAAAAATGACGGGCATTAAGGAGGCTTTCAAGCCAATAACAGGAGTAAGGATAGTGCTCGAGCAACGAGCCGAGTTTGCAACTGGTGCAGGCATCCCAGAGATCTATGACGCGTCGATAAAgctggaggccgagctccctCTGCTCAAGAGAGTACTCTGGCACTGGAGATGGACCATGTTTGTGTGGAGCAGCATGGCGGTCTTTGTTTTCGAACTGTTGCTCGCCGTCGTTTGTTGTAGACCCTGTATATTTCCCAGAAGTTGA
- the LOC125556449 gene encoding uncharacterized protein LOC125556449, which translates to MAWALVGWCFFLVAAFAVGVVGQHPPYTPPPSHHTPPPQSQVPSYANGQPYRVNYNKPNRIFTCEDDWGDTCIAQCPDLCPKSCSMSCSYCETTCRCVEFPGTSCGDPSFTGGDGVTYYFHGRKDQDFCIVSDVDLHINAHFIGNHNPVNGRNFTWIQAIGVTFGDHRLFVGARKAVEWEEDEDHIEITFNGEPINIDTANNAQWVSKVQSGLSVQRTDIVNSIKVDFANVFSISANAVPITDEDSKIHSYGKTAKDSLVHLDLRFKFHYLTDVVDGVLGQTYRSNYVNKMNVTAKMPIMGGTPKYFSSGLFSTDCAVSKFQHNGGASHVRAMAA; encoded by the exons ATGGCTTGGGCACTGGTAGGCTGGTGCTTCTTTCTGGTGGCGGCATTTGCGGTAGGCGTCGTGGGCCAGCATCCTCCCTACACCCCTCCTCCTTCCCACCACACCCCGCCTCCCCAGTCCCAGGTCCCCTCCTACGCCAACGGCCAACCCTACCGTGTCAACTACAACAAACCCAACCGCATCTTCACCTGCGAAGACGACTGGGGCGATACATGCATCGCGCAGTGCCCGGACCTCTGCCCCAAGTCCTGCTCCATGTCATGCAGCTACTGCGAGACCACATGCA GGTGTGTGGAGTTTCCAGGCACTTCGTGTGGCGACCCTAGCTTCACCGGTGGCGACGGTGTCACCTACTACTTCCATGGCAGGAAGGATCAGGATTTCTGCATCGTCTCCGACGTCGATCTCCACATCAACGCGCACTTTATCGGCAACCACAACCCCGTCAATGGGAGGAACTTCACATGGATACAGGCCATCGGTGTCACCTTCGGCGACCACCGCCTCTTTGTAGGCGCTCGCAAGGCTGTCGAgtgggaggaggacgaggaccACATTGAGATAACCTTCAATGGGGAGCCCATCAATATAGACACCGCCAACAATGCCCAGTGGGTGTCCAAGGTCCAATCCGGTCTATCCGTGCAACGCACAGACATTGTCAACTCCATCAAGGTGGATTTCGCCAATGTGTTCAGCATCTCGGCCAACGCCGTGCCGATCACGGACGAGGACTCTAAGATCCACAGCTATGGCAAGACCGCGAAGGACAGTCTCGTGCACCTTGACCTTCGCTTCAAGTTTCATTACCTCACCGACGTTGTCGATGGCGTGCTCGGCCAAACCTACCGGTCTAACTACGTCAATAAGATGAATGTCACAGCCAAGATGCCCATCATGGGTGGCACGCCAAAGTACTTCTCATCGGGCCTCTTCTCGACGGATTGTGCGGTCTCCAAGTTTCAGCACAATGGTGGCGCAAGCCATGTTCGTGCCATGGCTGCATAA